From the Flavimarina sp. Hel_I_48 genome, one window contains:
- a CDS encoding efflux RND transporter permease subunit, with the protein MFKKFIHRPVLAIVISVIIVFIGLLAIKQLPISQFPQIAPTTVNIFIAYPGASADVLVKSTLIPLETAINGVQGMRYIASDATSAGEGTLRIIFEPGTDPNDAVVQVKTRVDQVMPLLPDLVQREGVIITPVQPSMLMYVNLYSKNGNNDEKFLYNYAYTRIVPEIQRIDGIASAQILGSRKFAMRVWLKPDRMRAYSISAEEVLKSMEEQSILARPGRIGQSSGIKAQSLEYVLTYQDRYDEPQQYKDIILKATEEGENVTLGDVADVELGSEFFDIYSNLDGKPSASIVLKQTFGSNGSDVIKDVKTKLEELKANLPPGVAYKISYDVSNFLDASIEQVLHTLRDAFILVAIVVFLFLGDWRSTLIPIIAVPVSLIGAFFVMQLFGLSINLITLFALVLAIGIVVDNAIVVVEAVHVKMEEKNLSPYKASSEVLSEIGGAIIAITLVMVSVFIPISFMSGPVGVFYRQFSITMAGSIVISAVVALTLTPVLCAMLLKNTHGKPRKRTPINRFIDWFNGGFERLTGRYTTFLTRIVNRRLITFGILIAFCAGIFMTSQVLPAGFIPSEDQGMIYAIIQTPPGATLERTNEVAKKLQKIAEDVDGVESVSSLAGYEIMTEGRGSNAGTCLINLKSWSDREHGVQEIMEELEEKTKDLGAIIEYFEPPAVPGFGSSGGFSMRLLDKNNETDYHEFERINNEFLDELNKRPELTGVFTFFAANYPQYKLSINNKAAMQKGVSIGKAMENLNILIGSTYEQGFIKFGRFFKVYTQAGPEYRGLPSDVMKLYVKNEEGEMVPYSSFMKMEKTLGPNEITRYNLYNSAAIRGLPATGFTSADAIEAIKEVAAEKLPPGYDIAWEGLSYDEANRGNDALYVFGIVLVFVYFVLAAQYESFLLPLAVILSLPVGVFGSFLLLKLMGLSNDVYAQIGVIMLVGLLGKNAVLIVEVAVQKNREGATILNAAIEGAKLRFRPILMTSFAFIAGLIPLVIASGAGAIGNRTIGGSALGGMLIGTLFGVIIIPGLYFIFATMSEGKNLIRDEDVEPISEQFMREYENKSSLREKLRKMKKRLKKLKKGESDEK; encoded by the coding sequence ATGTTTAAAAAATTTATCCATAGGCCAGTACTGGCCATTGTAATCTCGGTAATCATTGTTTTTATAGGATTACTGGCGATCAAACAATTACCCATATCACAGTTCCCACAGATTGCTCCCACCACGGTAAACATATTTATCGCCTATCCCGGTGCCAGTGCAGATGTGCTTGTAAAATCAACATTAATTCCCCTGGAGACCGCTATAAACGGTGTTCAGGGTATGCGCTACATCGCATCAGATGCAACCAGTGCCGGTGAGGGTACCCTCCGTATAATTTTTGAACCGGGCACAGATCCCAATGATGCGGTAGTACAAGTGAAAACCCGTGTTGACCAGGTCATGCCACTTCTGCCAGATCTTGTGCAGCGTGAAGGGGTTATCATAACGCCCGTACAGCCCAGTATGTTGATGTACGTAAACCTTTACAGCAAAAATGGCAATAATGATGAGAAATTTCTATATAACTATGCTTACACCCGCATAGTTCCAGAAATTCAGCGAATTGATGGTATTGCAAGCGCCCAGATTCTGGGTAGCCGTAAATTTGCCATGCGCGTTTGGCTCAAGCCAGACCGTATGCGTGCCTACAGTATCTCTGCTGAAGAAGTCCTTAAATCAATGGAAGAGCAAAGTATCCTGGCCAGGCCCGGGAGAATTGGTCAAAGTTCTGGAATAAAGGCACAATCTCTAGAATATGTTCTTACTTATCAGGATAGGTATGATGAGCCACAACAGTATAAAGACATCATTTTAAAAGCCACCGAAGAGGGCGAAAATGTTACTCTGGGTGATGTGGCAGATGTTGAACTGGGTAGTGAATTCTTTGATATTTACTCCAACCTTGACGGAAAACCTTCGGCATCCATTGTGCTCAAACAGACCTTTGGCAGTAATGGTAGCGATGTTATAAAGGATGTTAAAACAAAACTTGAAGAACTGAAAGCAAACCTACCTCCAGGTGTGGCTTATAAGATCAGTTACGACGTATCAAACTTTTTGGACGCGTCCATTGAGCAGGTACTGCACACGCTTCGGGATGCTTTTATCCTGGTGGCGATCGTGGTATTTTTGTTTTTAGGCGATTGGCGCTCAACGCTCATCCCCATTATTGCCGTACCCGTTTCCCTGATAGGCGCATTCTTTGTAATGCAGCTCTTTGGGCTATCCATTAACCTTATTACACTTTTTGCGCTCGTGCTTGCCATTGGTATCGTGGTTGACAACGCCATTGTGGTAGTTGAGGCTGTGCACGTAAAAATGGAAGAGAAAAACCTTTCTCCCTATAAGGCTTCTTCTGAAGTCCTAAGTGAAATAGGAGGTGCGATCATTGCGATCACGCTGGTCATGGTTTCTGTGTTTATCCCTATTTCGTTCATGTCTGGTCCGGTGGGGGTATTTTACCGTCAGTTCTCAATTACCATGGCGGGTTCTATCGTAATTTCCGCAGTAGTCGCATTAACCCTTACTCCGGTTTTATGCGCCATGTTATTAAAAAATACCCATGGAAAACCACGGAAAAGGACTCCAATAAACCGGTTTATTGACTGGTTTAATGGTGGTTTTGAACGATTAACAGGCCGTTATACCACATTTTTGACGCGAATTGTCAACCGAAGGCTTATCACCTTTGGTATTTTGATTGCATTTTGTGCGGGTATCTTTATGACTAGCCAGGTGCTTCCGGCAGGTTTTATTCCCAGTGAAGATCAGGGAATGATCTACGCGATCATACAGACCCCCCCTGGTGCTACACTAGAACGTACAAATGAAGTTGCCAAAAAACTTCAGAAGATCGCAGAAGATGTGGATGGTGTGGAATCTGTTTCTTCCCTTGCCGGTTACGAGATCATGACCGAAGGTCGTGGTTCTAACGCCGGTACCTGTCTTATCAACTTAAAATCATGGTCAGACCGGGAACACGGCGTGCAAGAGATCATGGAAGAACTAGAGGAAAAGACAAAAGACCTGGGTGCCATAATAGAATATTTTGAGCCGCCCGCTGTACCTGGCTTTGGTTCTTCTGGTGGTTTTTCCATGCGTTTGCTTGATAAGAACAATGAAACGGATTACCATGAATTTGAACGTATAAACAACGAGTTTCTTGATGAACTTAATAAGCGTCCAGAATTGACAGGTGTATTTACCTTCTTTGCGGCAAACTATCCTCAATATAAGTTGAGTATCAACAATAAAGCGGCCATGCAAAAGGGTGTTTCCATAGGTAAAGCGATGGAAAACCTCAATATTCTAATAGGTAGTACATATGAACAGGGCTTTATAAAATTTGGTCGTTTCTTCAAAGTGTATACCCAGGCAGGCCCAGAATATCGCGGACTACCCTCTGATGTCATGAAACTTTATGTGAAAAATGAAGAAGGCGAGATGGTACCTTACTCTTCTTTCATGAAAATGGAAAAAACCCTGGGCCCTAACGAAATTACCAGGTACAACCTTTATAATTCTGCCGCGATACGAGGGCTACCTGCAACTGGATTTACCAGTGCAGATGCCATTGAAGCAATTAAAGAAGTTGCGGCGGAAAAACTTCCCCCCGGCTATGATATCGCCTGGGAAGGATTGTCTTATGACGAGGCGAACCGTGGTAATGACGCGCTATATGTTTTTGGTATCGTGCTCGTTTTCGTGTATTTCGTACTTGCCGCGCAATACGAGAGTTTCCTTCTTCCGCTTGCGGTAATCTTATCGCTCCCGGTGGGTGTTTTTGGTTCCTTTTTACTGTTGAAATTAATGGGACTTTCCAATGATGTTTATGCCCAGATTGGGGTGATAATGCTGGTGGGACTACTGGGTAAAAATGCCGTTCTTATCGTAGAGGTTGCCGTGCAAAAAAATAGGGAGGGTGCCACCATACTTAATGCGGCGATTGAAGGTGCAAAACTGCGCTTTAGGCCTATTTTAATGACTTCTTTTGCTTTTATTGCGGGCTTGATCCCACTGGTGATTGCCAGCGGTGCCGGTGCGATAGGCAACAGGACCATAGGAGGTTCTGCCCTGGGTGGTATGCTCATAGGGACCTTGTTTGGCGTCATTATCATACCGGGACTCTATTTCATCTTTGCAACAATGTCTGAAGGCAAAAACCTTATCAGGGACGAGGATGTAGAACCAATCTCAGAACAATTTATGCGCGAATATGAAAATAAAAGTAGCCTAAGGGAAAAACTGCGCAAAATGAAAAAAAGACTGAAAAAACTAAAGAAAGGAGAAAGCGATGAAAAATAG
- a CDS encoding c-type cytochrome has protein sequence MTTTFKNYFLLLGIIAATISCESDTTQKPKIDIKELTAFYNIPETTIDSTNTKTQETAELQIDTLAGPDLIPSPACLATSATGEVFVGVDKIGSLGKEPEKGSIIKLIDTNNDGKADTHTVFAQVDNPRGILSIGDFLYVLHTTFSKETGQASGMDLVKFEDKNKDGIADGASQPLIKNISNPETLKKQGTDHATNGIRMGIDGWIYIAVGDFGFYNATDQDGTQLTMLGGGIVRVRPDGTEMEIYSHGTRNIYDVAIDPFMNIFTRGNTNDGGGWNIRFLHHLQTGEYGYPKLFKNFTDEIIPALADLGGGSGTGSYFMDDNRWPAQFNHIPMMADWGRSELFLHPVTIDGASFTQKEIEFINLAQITDLDVDGSGRMYLAAWDGAGYTGSDTKGFVIRAVPKDWKYEAFPDVQKLGFDSLVPLLKSENAVSRLVAQQEMLSRSKEKIAPIALKIAQNEQLSLKVRVAGIYTYAQASCSDAIQNLEKLAEQDALREFALRALTDRKTCLQNVDTQLFIDALNDPSDRVKVAAIVGLGRIDKPETAKYLLDIPVPESIDFELDEIEGAHATPNSAIIPAHLAVQNLIKMNAMQACIEAIGTKNTKMALWALRYMHNPTAVDGLISAYQKADDRELKTNILSTLARLYTKETDFDGSSWWGTRPDTHGPYYNATTWESSEKIKNLLLDAQRNNTVGDNAFFSSLNKTLRLDIDAFDQPQSQVAENVLEEDNIDLEAIQNKEGQVGEASIEDVIRALDEYDGDPKLGKALFNQQGCIACHSIAKGENLKGPFMGQIGSIMNRVQIAESILKPNASISQGFATNLIRTNDGKSFMGFITAASAEELELRDISGKVTKIATKDIAEREEMPNSMMPTGLANSLSFEEFSSLVTYLSQQK, from the coding sequence ATGACCACAACCTTTAAAAATTACTTCTTACTTCTAGGTATTATAGCCGCTACTATAAGTTGTGAAAGCGACACAACTCAAAAGCCTAAGATTGACATTAAAGAACTTACCGCTTTTTATAACATTCCAGAGACTACAATAGACAGTACAAATACAAAAACTCAGGAAACAGCTGAATTACAAATTGACACCCTGGCCGGGCCAGATCTAATTCCTAGTCCGGCATGCCTCGCAACCTCCGCGACCGGTGAGGTTTTTGTAGGTGTAGATAAGATCGGTTCTTTGGGAAAAGAGCCCGAAAAAGGTAGTATTATCAAGCTTATTGATACAAATAATGACGGCAAAGCCGATACCCATACGGTATTTGCTCAGGTTGACAATCCTCGTGGCATTTTGTCCATCGGTGATTTCCTTTATGTTTTACATACCACATTTTCCAAAGAAACCGGCCAGGCCAGCGGAATGGATCTTGTGAAATTTGAAGATAAAAATAAAGATGGAATCGCAGATGGCGCTTCCCAGCCACTTATTAAAAACATCAGCAATCCTGAAACCCTAAAGAAACAGGGTACTGACCACGCTACTAACGGCATCCGTATGGGGATAGATGGCTGGATTTACATTGCCGTTGGCGATTTTGGATTTTACAACGCTACAGATCAAGACGGCACCCAGCTCACCATGCTGGGCGGCGGGATCGTGCGGGTACGGCCTGATGGCACTGAAATGGAAATTTATTCCCACGGAACGCGTAATATTTATGATGTGGCGATTGATCCCTTCATGAACATTTTTACGCGTGGAAACACCAATGACGGCGGCGGATGGAACATCCGTTTTCTGCATCATTTGCAAACTGGCGAATACGGCTATCCCAAACTGTTCAAAAATTTCACTGATGAAATCATACCTGCACTTGCTGATCTGGGCGGTGGATCGGGCACGGGAAGTTATTTTATGGATGATAACCGCTGGCCAGCACAATTTAATCACATACCCATGATGGCAGACTGGGGCCGCAGCGAACTTTTTCTGCATCCTGTAACCATAGATGGGGCCAGTTTTACCCAGAAAGAAATAGAATTCATAAACCTGGCGCAGATTACAGATCTTGATGTGGATGGTTCTGGCCGCATGTACCTTGCTGCATGGGACGGTGCGGGTTATACGGGAAGTGACACTAAGGGTTTTGTGATACGTGCCGTTCCTAAAGACTGGAAATACGAGGCTTTTCCTGATGTTCAAAAACTTGGTTTTGACAGTCTTGTCCCGCTCTTAAAATCTGAGAATGCGGTTAGCCGATTGGTCGCCCAGCAGGAAATGCTTTCCCGTTCAAAAGAAAAAATTGCCCCAATTGCCCTAAAAATTGCTCAAAACGAGCAATTATCGCTTAAAGTTCGCGTTGCCGGTATCTATACGTACGCACAAGCTTCCTGCAGTGATGCCATTCAAAATCTTGAAAAACTAGCAGAACAGGATGCCTTGCGTGAATTTGCCCTTCGTGCACTTACTGACCGTAAAACCTGTCTTCAAAATGTAGATACCCAACTTTTTATAGATGCGCTCAACGATCCTTCAGATCGGGTAAAAGTGGCTGCGATTGTTGGTCTGGGCCGAATTGATAAACCAGAAACCGCAAAATATTTATTGGATATTCCGGTGCCTGAATCGATTGATTTTGAACTTGATGAAATAGAAGGTGCACATGCCACGCCAAATTCCGCCATTATTCCTGCGCATCTTGCCGTACAAAACCTTATCAAGATGAATGCAATGCAGGCATGTATTGAAGCTATCGGAACCAAAAATACAAAAATGGCACTCTGGGCGCTTCGTTATATGCATAATCCAACTGCGGTAGACGGACTTATTTCGGCGTATCAAAAAGCTGATGACAGGGAATTGAAAACGAACATCCTGTCCACCTTGGCGCGTTTGTATACAAAGGAAACTGATTTTGATGGAAGTTCGTGGTGGGGAACACGCCCTGATACGCACGGCCCGTATTACAACGCGACAACCTGGGAATCTTCGGAAAAAATCAAAAATCTGCTTCTGGATGCTCAAAGAAATAATACCGTTGGCGATAATGCCTTTTTCAGCAGCTTAAATAAAACCCTGAGATTGGATATTGACGCCTTTGACCAACCCCAATCCCAGGTTGCCGAAAATGTCCTGGAAGAGGATAATATTGACCTTGAAGCCATACAAAATAAAGAAGGGCAGGTAGGCGAAGCTTCTATTGAAGATGTGATACGCGCCTTAGATGAATATGACGGCGATCCCAAACTAGGCAAAGCTCTTTTCAATCAACAGGGCTGTATCGCCTGCCACAGTATTGCTAAAGGGGAAAATCTCAAAGGCCCATTTATGGGACAAATAGGTTCTATTATGAACCGTGTGCAGATCGCTGAATCTATTTTAAAACCAAACGCATCGATCTCTCAAGGTTTTGCGACTAATTTGATCAGGACAAATGATGGCAAAAGTTTTATGGGTTTTATCACTGCCGCTTCTGCCGAGGAACTTGAACTTCGCGATATCTCCGGAAAAGTGACCAAAATTGCTACTAAAGATATTGCAGAACGTGAGGAAATGCCAAATTCCATGATGCCCACCGGCCTGGCAAATTCGCTTTCTTTTGAAGAATTTTCATCGCTGGTAACCTACCTTTCGCAACAAAAATAA
- a CDS encoding TolC family protein: MTHRSWSLSILLALLMYSCVPTSKIRDANASLPEHFQNRNVEDSTNSATLNWKDFFSDANLHALIDTALVNNQELNITMQQVTMARNEIQARKGEYLPFVNLQAGAELEKVGRYTSQGANDANTDIKEGVEFPEPLPNFRAGLFASWELDIWKKLRNSKKAAVMEYLSSVEGNHFMVTNLIAEIADSYYELLALDNKLEIIQQNLKLQGNALKIVRLQKQAARATELGVRRLEAEVFKNQSEMYAVQQDITETENKINFLIGRAPHTIARNAENFISRQMDTLYTGVPSQLLQNRPDIRRVEYELAAAKLDTKAAKANFYPSLALHAGVGLEAFKPRFLTSTPESLLYSVMGDVVAPLINRNAIKAEYANANARQLQTVFDYEKTILNAYMEVVNQLSNIENLKQSYALKEKQVAALTESINIINSLFRSARADYMEVLLTQRDALESQMELVETRKEQLHARVAMYKDLGGGWK, encoded by the coding sequence ATGACACATAGATCGTGGTCGCTCAGTATCCTTCTGGCCTTGCTGATGTACAGCTGTGTGCCCACCAGTAAGATCAGGGATGCCAATGCTTCTTTGCCGGAGCATTTTCAGAACAGGAATGTGGAGGATTCCACAAATTCTGCCACCCTGAACTGGAAGGATTTTTTCTCAGATGCAAACCTGCACGCACTTATTGATACCGCCCTGGTCAACAACCAGGAGCTTAATATCACCATGCAACAGGTAACCATGGCGCGCAACGAGATCCAGGCGAGAAAAGGGGAATATCTTCCTTTTGTAAACCTTCAGGCAGGTGCAGAACTTGAAAAGGTGGGACGCTACACCAGCCAGGGCGCGAACGATGCGAACACAGATATTAAAGAGGGCGTAGAATTCCCGGAACCTTTGCCAAATTTTAGGGCTGGACTGTTTGCCTCCTGGGAACTGGATATTTGGAAAAAGCTGCGCAATTCTAAAAAAGCAGCTGTGATGGAATATCTGTCTTCGGTAGAGGGAAACCACTTTATGGTGACCAACCTTATTGCCGAAATAGCCGATTCTTATTATGAACTGCTTGCGCTGGATAATAAATTGGAAATTATTCAGCAGAATTTAAAACTGCAGGGCAACGCGTTAAAAATCGTACGCCTGCAAAAACAGGCAGCTCGTGCCACAGAACTTGGAGTGCGGCGTCTGGAAGCAGAGGTTTTTAAAAACCAAAGTGAGATGTACGCGGTTCAACAGGATATTACAGAAACGGAGAATAAGATCAATTTTCTTATAGGTAGGGCGCCGCATACCATCGCGCGTAATGCAGAAAATTTCATCTCGCGTCAAATGGATACGCTTTATACCGGTGTACCTTCCCAACTCCTACAAAACCGGCCCGATATACGCCGGGTAGAGTATGAGTTGGCAGCGGCAAAACTGGACACTAAAGCGGCAAAAGCTAATTTCTATCCTTCCCTGGCCCTTCATGCCGGGGTGGGACTGGAAGCTTTTAAGCCCAGGTTCCTTACCTCCACACCAGAGTCCCTTTTGTATTCGGTGATGGGCGATGTGGTCGCTCCGCTCATAAACAGAAATGCAATTAAAGCGGAATATGCGAACGCGAACGCCCGCCAACTCCAGACCGTTTTTGATTATGAAAAGACGATTCTCAATGCATATATGGAAGTGGTCAATCAATTATCTAACATTGAAAACCTCAAGCAAAGCTATGCGCTCAAGGAAAAACAAGTCGCTGCGCTCACAGAATCCATTAATATTATCAACAGTCTTTTTAGATCTGCCAGAGCTGATTATATGGAGGTGCTTCTTACTCAGCGTGATGCACTGGAATCTCAAATGGAACTCGTGGAAACCCGAAAAGAGCAACTACATGCACGCGTAGCCATGTACAAGGATCTTGGCGGAGGATGGAAATAA
- a CDS encoding efflux RND transporter periplasmic adaptor subunit encodes MRKIPILIGLLAALCTVGCNSEKKEKKEERTFQVTNPVLKDTSYTKEYVCQIHSIHHIELRALEKGYLQKIAVDEGEHVKKGQQMFKIMPNVYEAELLKAKAEGESARIEYQNTKLLVDSSVVSPNELAVAKAEYDRAKAEISLAQTHLGFTQINAPFDGIIDHLEVREGSLLDEGEILTKLSDNSSMWVYFNVPEAEYLDYMMNVDKNEHQKVNLLLANNQQFNEDGVVETIEGEFNNTTGNIAFRAVFPNPKGILRHGETGNILMNTKLDHALLIPQKTTFEVLDKRFVFVVDKEGVLHQKEIKVTAEIPHLFAVEGLTENDQVLLEGIRLVKDNEKVKVNKVAPTEVLANLEIYAE; translated from the coding sequence ATGAGAAAGATCCCAATACTTATTGGTCTTTTGGCCGCGCTATGTACCGTCGGCTGTAATTCAGAAAAAAAAGAAAAAAAAGAGGAACGCACCTTTCAGGTCACTAATCCGGTATTGAAAGACACCTCTTACACTAAAGAATACGTTTGCCAGATTCACTCCATACATCATATTGAACTGCGCGCACTTGAAAAAGGCTACCTGCAAAAAATCGCCGTAGATGAAGGTGAACACGTAAAGAAAGGGCAGCAAATGTTTAAGATCATGCCTAATGTTTATGAAGCTGAACTGCTAAAGGCAAAAGCCGAAGGCGAATCTGCGCGAATAGAATATCAGAACACAAAGTTACTGGTAGACAGCAGTGTGGTTTCCCCTAACGAACTTGCCGTGGCAAAAGCTGAATATGACAGGGCCAAGGCCGAAATTTCCCTCGCACAGACACATTTGGGCTTTACACAAATAAACGCCCCTTTTGATGGGATAATTGACCATCTGGAAGTTCGGGAAGGAAGCCTTCTGGACGAAGGGGAGATACTCACCAAGCTTTCAGACAATAGCAGTATGTGGGTTTATTTTAACGTTCCCGAAGCAGAATATCTTGATTACATGATGAACGTTGATAAAAATGAACACCAGAAAGTAAACCTGCTTCTGGCTAACAATCAGCAATTCAATGAAGATGGCGTGGTAGAAACCATTGAAGGTGAATTCAACAATACCACCGGGAATATCGCTTTCAGGGCCGTATTCCCAAATCCAAAAGGTATCCTCAGACACGGGGAAACCGGAAATATACTTATGAATACCAAGTTGGACCATGCGCTTCTTATACCGCAGAAAACCACTTTTGAAGTGCTTGATAAACGCTTTGTGTTCGTAGTGGACAAAGAGGGCGTACTACATCAGAAAGAAATTAAGGTAACTGCAGAAATACCGCACCTTTTTGCCGTAGAAGGCCTCACCGAAAACGATCAGGTCCTCCTGGAAGGCATTCGTCTGGTAAAAGACAATGAAAAAGTTAAGGTAAACAAGGTCGCACCCACAGAGGTACTTGCTAACCTCGAAATCTACGCAGAGTAG
- a CDS encoding alpha-hydroxy acid oxidase, protein MAFNFNTEYPSIESLREKAKKRMPQFAFEYLDGGCNENINIKRNTDEIREIQLKPRYLKNYRKSSLETELFGVKYSMPVGISPVGLQGLMWPNSPEILAKAAFEQNIPFVLSTVSTSSIERISELTEGKAWFQLYHPTEDWLRDDILKRAEAAQCPVLVILADVPTFGYRPKEIRNGLAMPPQINLRNVMQVFGKPTWALETLKYGPPNFATMEKYMESGMSIKQLGKWMDATFSGRLNEEKIKPLRDLWKGKLVLKGVVSDEDTEEAIRLGFDGIIVSNHGGRQLDAGESTIKPLKTIAEKYGDQITVMMDSGLRSGPDIARALSCGAKFTFMGRSFMYGVGALGEKGGNHTIEMIKTQLQQVMEQVCCENVYDLPKYLVK, encoded by the coding sequence ATGGCATTTAATTTTAATACCGAATATCCATCTATAGAATCCCTGCGTGAAAAAGCTAAAAAACGTATGCCGCAATTCGCATTTGAATATCTGGATGGTGGATGCAATGAAAATATCAATATTAAACGTAATACTGATGAAATCAGGGAAATACAATTAAAACCAAGATATCTTAAAAATTATCGAAAATCGAGTCTCGAGACGGAGTTGTTCGGTGTAAAATACAGTATGCCCGTAGGTATTTCCCCTGTGGGACTACAGGGCCTGATGTGGCCCAATTCGCCTGAAATATTGGCAAAAGCAGCTTTTGAACAAAATATTCCGTTTGTTTTGAGTACGGTTTCCACCAGCAGTATTGAGCGCATTAGTGAACTTACGGAAGGTAAGGCCTGGTTTCAGCTATACCATCCTACCGAAGACTGGCTTCGGGATGATATTTTAAAACGTGCTGAAGCAGCTCAATGTCCGGTTCTGGTTATTCTTGCAGATGTTCCCACCTTTGGCTATCGCCCAAAAGAGATAAGAAATGGACTGGCCATGCCACCGCAGATCAACCTGCGCAACGTGATGCAGGTATTTGGAAAACCTACCTGGGCTCTGGAAACCCTAAAATATGGACCGCCTAATTTTGCCACCATGGAAAAATATATGGAATCCGGTATGAGCATCAAGCAGTTGGGAAAATGGATGGATGCCACGTTTTCTGGACGATTGAATGAAGAAAAGATAAAACCATTGCGTGACCTTTGGAAAGGCAAACTTGTATTAAAAGGTGTGGTTTCTGATGAAGATACAGAAGAAGCCATCCGCCTGGGCTTTGATGGGATTATTGTTTCAAACCACGGCGGCAGGCAACTGGATGCTGGCGAATCTACCATTAAGCCGCTTAAAACCATCGCCGAAAAATACGGCGACCAGATTACGGTAATGATGGATAGTGGTTTGCGTTCTGGTCCAGATATTGCGCGCGCTCTGAGCTGCGGGGCAAAATTTACCTTTATGGGACGTTCCTTTATGTATGGCGTGGGTGCACTGGGCGAAAAAGGCGGCAATCATACCATAGAAATGATCAAGACGCAACTGCAGCAGGTCATGGAGCAGGTTTGCTGCGAGAATGTCTATGATCTGCCCAAATACCTTGTAAAATAA
- a CDS encoding DUF1080 domain-containing protein: protein MKKKFLMTPVVLLMAALLLISCTSDNPQWKQLFNGKDLSDWDIKIREFPIGENFGNTFRVVDGKLQINYDQYDDAFKKRYGHIFYKDPYSYYLLAVEYRFIGEQPGDGEGWAIRNNGIMIHGQTPESMAIDQDFPNSIEVQLLGGTGKGERSTANLCTPGTQYVRNGEIVTTHCVTSSSKTFDGDQWVRVEVLALGDSIIKHYVNGEEVLAYENPQLDPVNGEKTGKLLTGGTISLQSESAPTEFRKVEIVDLEPYKNDTEKLQTIVDQVLAEDQTTPQN, encoded by the coding sequence ATGAAAAAAAAGTTTTTGATGACACCGGTTGTTCTTCTCATGGCAGCTTTACTTTTGATAAGCTGCACGTCAGACAATCCTCAATGGAAACAGCTTTTTAACGGTAAAGATCTCAGTGACTGGGATATTAAGATCAGGGAGTTCCCCATAGGAGAGAATTTTGGCAATACGTTTCGGGTGGTTGATGGGAAGCTCCAGATCAACTACGATCAGTACGATGATGCATTTAAAAAACGTTATGGGCATATCTTTTATAAGGACCCTTATTCTTATTATTTACTGGCAGTAGAATATCGTTTTATAGGTGAGCAGCCAGGTGATGGGGAAGGCTGGGCAATTCGTAACAATGGGATCATGATTCACGGGCAAACACCAGAATCTATGGCCATAGACCAGGATTTTCCTAATTCTATAGAAGTGCAACTGCTGGGGGGCACCGGTAAGGGCGAGCGATCTACCGCAAACCTATGTACGCCTGGTACACAATATGTAAGAAATGGAGAAATAGTCACCACCCATTGTGTTACTTCTTCTTCAAAAACTTTTGATGGCGACCAGTGGGTACGGGTTGAAGTACTAGCGCTGGGAGATTCTATTATAAAACATTATGTAAACGGGGAAGAAGTGCTGGCATATGAGAACCCGCAACTAGATCCGGTTAATGGGGAAAAAACCGGAAAATTGCTTACAGGTGGAACTATTTCCCTACAAAGCGAGAGTGCGCCAACAGAGTTCCGTAAAGTGGAGATCGTGGATTTAGAACCGTACAAAAACGATACTGAAAAATTGCAGACTATTGTTGACCAAGTTTTAGCTGAAGATCAAACCACTCCTCAAAATTAA